One Thalassoglobus sp. JC818 genomic region harbors:
- a CDS encoding ECF-type sigma factor — protein sequence MSDTNDVTHWIDLVKYGDPAAANRIWHHYFDRLVRSVRQRLRGQNRAVSDEEDIVLSVFDSFYAAAEQGRFPDLSDRDGLWRLLLQMSARKVIDKRRHDRRQRRGGNVEIHSLGGSDETVIEVIGNEPSPEMVLMMQESVEQFFSHFGVGHLQELAVAKLEGYSNAELARRFECSERTIERRLHLIREKYQQEFIENHERSPPETPDRSFGTD from the coding sequence ATGTCGGACACGAATGACGTCACTCACTGGATCGATCTGGTCAAGTATGGTGATCCTGCCGCCGCAAATCGGATCTGGCACCACTACTTCGACCGGTTGGTACGATCTGTGCGACAACGTCTCAGGGGTCAGAATCGTGCTGTCTCGGACGAAGAGGATATCGTGCTGAGCGTGTTCGACAGTTTCTACGCTGCGGCCGAGCAGGGTCGATTTCCGGATTTATCGGATCGCGACGGCCTGTGGCGGCTATTGCTGCAGATGTCAGCGAGGAAAGTGATCGACAAGCGTCGGCATGATCGACGACAACGTCGCGGCGGAAACGTCGAGATTCATTCGCTCGGTGGGAGCGATGAAACAGTCATCGAAGTCATCGGGAACGAGCCATCCCCGGAAATGGTGCTCATGATGCAGGAATCGGTCGAACAATTTTTTTCTCATTTCGGTGTCGGGCACCTTCAGGAATTGGCGGTTGCTAAGTTAGAGGGATATTCAAACGCGGAACTTGCCCGGCGTTTTGAGTGCTCCGAGCGGACGATTGAGCGTCGTCTGCACCTGATCCGAGAAAAGTATCAGCAGGAATTCATTGAAAACCATGAGCGTTCGCCACCAGAAACTCCCGATCGCAGCTTTGGAACGGATTGA